The nucleotide window TTTATGTGTACCTTTACAATTTTATCGGTACCAAATGTTTGTTTAAGTAATCACTTGTACACAAATTTTGTATGACCATTGCCCTATAACTTTTTTGTTACATGCATCATGATATCATCTTATATTTCGATGTTGGAAGTATCACAACttgtaattttaatatatatagggtagggttcatgcgagaaccatctTTATTGCGAAAACCGCGAGTACCAATATGAAcacaaaaaaatacctaaaaaatataaaaaacacacaatttttttaatatttaaaaataaaaatcgctatattccgttaccaaaaaaaaacttttttttattcgagtaacaattatgtatgcacatgtgcatatgtatcatttcttggacAATTCATAATATATTACCAGTAGTAGAcaaatgcactttcatttacattaccatatctaatacactactttttacattatcaatattaaaaatgcacatgtgcatcattatgtataaccataatataacgtgttttggtacaaaaagtttgtgattttaaattATGAAGTAgtcccatatacatgttttttggttagttatatctagtggttgatggtttgattatatttgtcacttgatgatgtaatatgttgtttggatggtataaagggtgttgatgtacatgtaataaaatgaaatattggtaatggtattgcgTTAttgatggtaggaggtaatggtattgtaaggaggtaatggtagtgtattatggctaaaaaacctaaaaaaacctaacccccctcccccccaaaaaaaaaaaaaaaaaaaaaacctaccccccctccaaaaaaaaaaaaaaaaaaaacctaacccccccccccaagctaaaatgctaaaaactaaactctaaaaaaacctaaaaaatcaaaaaccacacaatttttttaatattttttacattaaaatcgctactttttgtagcaaaaaaaaaaaaataaaaaacaaaaaattttaaaaaaaaagaaattttgctactaaaagtagcgatttttttataaaaaatattaaacgaaaaatttgtgtgttttttagcaatttttaggtattttttgttgtgttcacattggttctcgcaataaagggtggttcctaacggatccttctcctatatatatatatatatatatatatatatatatatatatatatatatatatagaaacgggttcaggagagaacggatcctggcccaacacgtggcaggGGCCCTAAATGTTATGCGGGGGTACAATTGTCCTTTTATACGTTCTCTCCTTATTCGCGTTATAAATCTCTTTCAAATTAAAACTCCAAAGATTTATTGTTAGTTGTTACCTCCTTTGCAAGCTTTCTCAGATTTATGGCGTTTAACATGGATTCTGTTCGACAAAGTAAAATTCGTTGGCGTTTTCTATTTTTCGTTCCAGcaaattgtgacaaccctcaccaaatcaggtatccgtacaacttaattaatacttaattactgtttaattactgtgcttgattgaaattatggataaactgctacttgaatactgatacatgtacatacttgcatcatacatTAATtgttgtcactccattatttacatacagaactctagtgacaaccttgatgcacaaaagcacagtagcactatgaacggataacccagtaaacatgctgttatagccagcaccaggcaggcactacctctaaggcctgtatgagccagagatagtttgctacactagtagagtgtgtagggataagagggttgtagaactgcgtcactaggtataagttatagtgaccggatgtgcctaaaacgtactttaagtacaaaattcagcactttaattaaaaattcagcatttagctaactaataaagtgccagaacatgggaaaaatattactagacactttccaaagtgtcgggaataagttgtgtcactaaaaatagtaataacgacactttaaagctttgttaagcactttaacggatcactatccaaccgaacaaccggactttacccggaacataaaaatattgccatcaacattgtttttatttttctgagccagttagggtccctgaataccctaacacccgctataacgcATAACATGCTAGTAAATGGTTTAACCTCCTAATCATCTAACTAAATGGCTAACTATCTAGTTGAAATggaaccggatacccccccccctaaccgaactCGTCCCCAAGGGGACACCCTTTGTACTTGCTTGATTATTTAAATCTTTCTTGTCTAATATCAATTAGACATTGGGACCTTTGGTTAATCTTGGAATGATTTGTCTATAAGTTCTAGCATAAGCACACCATAACCTTCATTTCACCACAACTCACcaacacactctctccctctcttgctcATTCTTGGCCGACCACCAtagcaccaccaccgccacttTTCAATCTTGATCAAGCTATTCCAAGCACACACAAGGGTTAAGGATCTCATAcaaggaagctcggtgcactcggatcGTAAAGGACCTCGTTgtattgcttttatccacccgatcttcgactagtttcttccctagcctcgagctagtagtaagtgactttaaacgccctcttgatctattctaaagtggttaaaacgaactttttcggttaaaattcatgaacttacaagatgacatatgaaaagtttacaaaaatgttaaatgtgttggataaaagctatgTAGTTGTGTAAAgattgtaagacttgttttgttgtaattatttagtgccgatctatgttagTGGTAGCTTGGaacatcatctaacccggattagtcatgttcatAAATCATGGCTAGAGTATGTAAAGTAtgaaaagggttaaatgatgaaacactACTACACATTAGACATGAACTTGTGTGAAAacaattttacttatgaaatagtgttctaaactagtagatctacggatctacaagtggtattttcaaagcaccaagcgtcaaaagaaatcatgttttctaaacccggttttacatgaacaagagtgattttgcaagcacacaagtgtgtagacacttgtgtaacacaaagttttgacaaaagaattatttttgtgaatcttgacaagaagttgtaaagatgtaacTTCCTTAAAAACGAGACTTTTGAGAAACCgagttgatttatacaaagatccactaaaaataataGAAAGATACTACATATTTTGGAAAAACCACAAGTTTATGtattttgcgatttatatctattttgactagtttgatggtttggatattgttattgttgaatgagaaaattgttgatttggattttaaaagaaaatgatacgcttaaaagcgtggccacctccagttacaggggaaactctggcgaaatttttctaaaaacctaacacttggaaatattttcaccacaagtgttataaatgtatttttaacttgttttcaaaaatatcaatttcgccacgatttttattacaacatttctaagtgtcggaggtgggattttcgcaaaataaaacttgataaatatatatttgatatatatatatatatttttcataacaacacttgtgagatttttatgactattttgtgaactacgtaaatattatttttagggtaaaaataatattaccaaatgttaacgattccaaaataatacgaacgccttcacattaaatattaagttacaacggtattatcattaataccacccgatctttaacgtaacttacgcattttcggaaaaatactagtaaacgcgtattttgacaaggatattattttggaaaaaatatatggattaaaatataatacttttgggaaaaaaatatttatattttggagttagaaataaaatatattttaagtgagacttaataatatattccgaaaatatacgaacgcacatgtattaaagcccccatccttgggaaggaatttaTTTACCAAATGATtacgaagtgtaaatacgaaatagttgcctaactatttctccaaaaacttaaaccttaaggcacggccgtccgtctaatagaagttagtacgtgtaggtcgtcgcacagcagattgaccaggagattttcttgatagagacgcaccactgtgagttcatgtcccccttttctcttaactgttttcagttttctaaaatgcgggggtgaaatacatgttactatgattacaagtactttttacatggtatggttagcgtaaggagggttactacttagatcatgtgagtgggtaggcgcaacttgaggccattaatcctcattgtaggaccgagggacagtagcggtagatctatctgggtgtagcgagcccagccccaggcccagcagaacggacctcggggtgactttgtgcccaacgcaaaatccgctaggtttgagtcttcctacttgcacttcacacatatcaatggccttgcaaaccattggtgatctctttttccttatttgctacataccaggattttatacatataaaggtttttattactcacttacacatgaactcgctcaacattattgttgatttttccaacttacatgtatttcagggaactaaagatctggcgcggtatgttatgttttcccgctgcacatgagttacgaggtcatccaagtttaagggatgtgactttttcctggacgagtcacagttcttaaactgtgtttatttcatgttgatgtctgtgtcttctgaacaatgttttatgttatcaggttgtagtttccgttgcatgagtcaacgtcttaagacaatgttatgttacttatgttttaaaacttaattcaagggatgatcttgcatggtttttatttcatatagctttgttatgattaagctatggtattaagaagtcacaccaaattaaccacgcttccgcaaagccagggtgtgacacaaatcATGCAACAGATATGGCGTTTTGTTCTTTTATCATTGTTCTATGgcgtttttttattattattttaataatgtGTTGTATGATTTTCAATAGCGTTATTTCAATTATGCAATTTAATTGCATTTTAATTGATATTTAATCTATTATTAAGAACTGCAATTGGAGTTTTcaatattaattttaattgtcGTTTACGTTCTAGTGTATTTCTTATGTTTTTACGATCATTGGCGTTTTTCATCTAATTGattagttttgaattttatttagtagtatttgtGAATGTCAGTTATTAccaatgttttaaataccggtatgaaccggccggttataccggttaaacCGGATATCGGATACGAGTCCGGTACGATAAAGGCCGGTAAAACCCGAATACGGTATGTTTTACGTACCGGCGGTAAATCCGGTTCTACCGGTTCAAACCGTTGAACCGGTTTGCATTATCTTAAGATTTGATTTCTCAATTTTAATAAAGTACGATATTAAGGTAATATTGATCTTCCGTATTTCCGGTAATTAACCTAGTGTCTTATATTCCAATATTTTATCTTTGTTGAAACTATTACTCATCTCgtacaatgcaatattgtttataactaataaaaaaaattttaaaatgcTTAATAGTTTACAATAAAAATAGTTGTTTTTAGATAAAGTCATAAAACTATGATCAGTTACATAAATTCAAGTTGAGATTTGATTGTTTTTTGAGttgaatttgtattttatggAATTTATAGGGTTAACTAGTAGCCCGGTTCAACCGCCCGatacaacccggttcaaccggttgaaccattttaaGGCCCAACCCGGTATgacttaaaaaccggtttttaaaacattggttattactattttgttaatttgtgtagacattagttttgttaattttggcgttttcattatgatgctatattttgttaattatttatgttgttaagtGTTTTTAATTATTCATCTCATGGCTTTTTTATCATGTCGTTtttaaattatgtgtttattatgtcttgtttattattcaattaatggcgttttaatgtataatgttattaccagacaTCACTCtgtttttctgatttttctgtTCCTCCATGTGTTTTCTCATACGAAGTCTCTTCCTTGAGTCAAAGGCATTGCCCCAAAACTGGATTACCATTTATCATTCCTGACGTCAGTGAAGAATTAAAGCCCAGAAAGGACATGGTATTCTCAAGCCTTGATGATTGTTATTCAATATATGTTAAGTATGCCAAGGAGTGTAGGTTTTCATTCAGGAAAGGGACTACAAAGACAAACTCTAAAGATGTCTTACATATTAAGTATTTCTTGTGTACGAGAGCTGGGGTACATAAGGACAAGAAGGTTGATACGTTCGACCCCAATCAAAAGGAGCGAGTAGTGCGATCTAACTTTTCAAAGAGGATTGATTGTGGGACACTGCTATGTGTACTTTTTGAGGATGCATCATGGAAGGTGTATAAGTTTGTCGAGGAGCACAATCATGAACTTGTTGAACGTCCTGATAAGCATTTTCTTCCAACTGAACGACACCTCACTCAGCTCCAGAAGCATGTTATACATAGCATGTCTAAGTTGAATTTGGGTCCTGTCAAGgtgtttaatgttatgaagactTGTTTTGACGGTTTTGAAGACGTGGGTGCAAGCAAAGTTAAATTTAAGAACTATAAGAGGCAAATTAACTTGTTCATAGGGGAATATGACGCCGATATGGTTGTGAAACATTtgactgaaaaaaaaaattcccAGCCTAATTTCTCGTATGATTACATCACAGACGAAGAGAATCGTTTGAAGGGTCTTTTTTGGTGTGACGATCAAGCCAAACGTAATTACCACGTGTTTGgtgatgtgatttcgtttgatgccacgtatcgttccaacaagtaatattttataattcaacttcttctgtttttggcgttttattaatttacatgcaatggcgtttttatattttacatgcaatggcgttttattaGCTTACATGCAATGGAGTTTTATTAGTATACAttcaatggcgttttattattGTTTCATTTCTCATGGCGTTTTCATGTGCAGATACTCTATGGTGTTTGTACCGTTCACTGGTATAGACAATCATCACTGCAATGTTACATTTGGTACAACATTGTTGGCGTCGGAAACTGCTGATACGTATATTTGGTTGTTAATAGTTTTTCTAAAAGCTGTTGGTTCTCAACCACAAGTTGTTGTCACTGACCAAGATCCAGCGATGAAGAAGGCTATTTCTGTTGTATTTGTTGACACGAGGCATCGGTTATGCATGTGGCATGTGATGCATAAACTTTCTCTGAAGgttgttatgttttttttatcaTTGGCGTTTTAGGATACACTGCGTTTTAAATAAATGGCGTTTTGTACCTTGTTAATgttttttaattaagttttgtcttttgttttttttatgcATGGCGTTTTCGTGTTATATATAGGTTGGTGTTAGGCTATGCAATTCCACCAATTTTAAAGAACGTATTTGTGGTGTTGTGTGGACGGATATTCTCACACCTGAAGAGTTTGAATCAGAATGGGAAGCGGTTATCGCAGAATTCAATTTAGAAGATAATGACTGGCTATCTGATATTTTTGCACTTAGGGAATCTTGGATCCCTGGATACTATAGAATGGAGCATATGTCTGGTCTTATGTGAACGACATCCAGGTCGGAGAGTGAGAATCGTTTTTTGGTCAAGTATGCAATTCGAAAGCTATTCTTGTTGAGTTCATGACGCATTATGAGACTGCAATAGAAGCACAGTGTCACACACATCGTAAAAATGATCATGAATCTCGATACAAAAGACCCCAGTTGAAGAGTAATTACAAATTGTTGGAAGGGCAAGCTGTTGACATATACACAAAAAGTATTTTTTGTGACGTTCAAGCTGAGCTTATTGGAGTTGCGGATTGCATAAATCAACGTTACGAAGATCAGcctgatgggtttgttaagttttacgtAAATGACTTCCAGCAGCTTTGTACATCCTTATTTGAGGTAAATAATGGCATTttggtttttatggcgttttctgtTAATGGTGTTTTATCATATGCAATGtgttttttttctttgttagacAAACATTCTACGCATGGCGTTATAGAGatattgtttttggcgtttttcaggTAATGTTCCGTAAGTCTGATTGCACATGCAGTTGCTCATGCAGGCGTTTTGAACAGTTTGGTTTGCTATGTAGACATATATTCTATGTTTTGAGAATTATGGACATTAgggaatttccaaaacaataAATTCTGAATAGATGGCGCAAAGAGGCCTCCCCAAActgcttgtcacaccccgatttccacgtgtctcaccggtgggcccggtgggggattaccatgacgatgttggcaacaatatagtcaaaccacacaattatatacatgcacagcggaagctttaaagataaatatatacttcaacctctggtggtaatatcaaatgtattacagaagtcgaatatatccacagcggatcaaaataaataaatattgttcattcagatacggcatcgagtttgcgagactattcgtaatgcttaggaagctaataccagccaatttcgtatagtacctgcacttaatctttttggggaaaatacgtcagtttacactggtaaatacatttaactgacacatttgaaaatgtttattaaaattgatttgaatgcacaaggcacaaactcttttataacttgggaaaattatcaagaatcttgtgaacgttttacatgttcttttatgcgttcagtagcccgggtcgtgccgggttaaagatttatagacacaccacattgcgtaaaaccgtagtataaaaaccaacggctacgtcttttaatttaatgtcgacaatatataccgggtgtacgcctacaccgggatgtcgatggtcgtggccatttcgtaaaatgatgccaaggatatccgggacaacggtcattaaaccccctaaaggcttttaagaaacaaaactgtttaaatgagccgatcatattatttaattaaccacctaagcgatggaaaaatataatgctcaatcaagcggtattaacataccgtaacccaagcccatataggggaaataagttaaagtatttacctttgcaagtatatttccttaatttgatttagtcaccgatagcttttactgggctcctaatctggaacgaaggttttaattaacctcttagaatcctaacgagtctttataatggccgtagcctagaccggttggttccgatatgtgagtacggtttaatcgcgcgaaaaggcgaaaaccgagaatggagtgtgattctgacccaacaagttcagagacttgttttatatgggtttatggttcacactctggattttggggttcaaataatataatttgacccgtatcggctaatttatgaaaactagtttcataagccgaaccgtgcgcgcaataggcgaaacggttaaccatgagagtcttacgcttatttcctaagtcaatatgccttaaagaggttgtggtatcagtaggataccttccgtgacgcccgtaacgtgtttaagttaatattacgccccgtagggacttttcggtcattttaaagactttaaaaagggcttttcgagttctacaggaaatctgagtttcccgatcagtttgtatagtctaaaatactttatttattatttaaaatcagtagcaactggaatcgggtcaaaagaccttgtagaactcaagttttggccgaaaagggcacattcggtatttac belongs to Helianthus annuus cultivar XRQ/B chromosome 5, HanXRQr2.0-SUNRISE, whole genome shotgun sequence and includes:
- the LOC110943687 gene encoding protein FAR1-RELATED SEQUENCE 5-like; the protein is MVFSSLDDCYSIYVKYAKECRFSFRKGTTKTNSKDVLHIKYFLCTRAGVHKDKKVDTFDPNQKERVVRSNFSKRIDCGTLLCVLFEDASWKVYKFVEEHNHELVERPDKHFLPTERHLTQLQKHVIHSMSKLNLGPVKVFNVMKTCFDGFEDVGASKVKFKNYKRQINLFIGEYDADMVVKHLTEKKNSQPNFSYDYITDEENRLKGLFWCDDQAKRNYHVFGDVISFDATYSMVFVPFTGIDNHHCNVTFGTTLLASETADTYIWLLIVFLKAVGSQPQVVVTDQDPAMKKAISVVFVDTRHRLCMWHVMHKLSLKVGVRLCNSTNFKERICGVVWTDILTPEEFESEWEAVIAEFNLEDNDWLSDIFALRESWIPGYYRMEHMSGLM